The Lachnospiraceae bacterium oral taxon 500 genome window below encodes:
- a CDS encoding ABC transporter permease, translating into MRNKNKIRRSVGSHIFDTVNIAFLLLLAFLTLYPFWDCLIVSVSSVKSYLSSGIHLWPGEWAFDGYLYMLGKKELWQSYANSIFITLVGTSINMLITTMAAYVLSRTYLKGRRVLMFFAVFTMMFSGGIIPLYIVIQKLKLMNSLWAMILPSAINTYNLIILRNFFHSLPRELEESAFLDGCTDIGVLFRIMLPISKPALATISLFYAVANWNEFFAAVMYINEKKKWPLQLFLRSMLFENDAAYSSGGENLFLLGQPMKMAAVMMAIIPIMCMYPFFQKYFTKGALLGAVKG; encoded by the coding sequence ATGAGAAATAAGAATAAAATTCGGCGCTCGGTTGGCAGTCATATTTTTGATACTGTAAATATTGCTTTTTTGTTGTTATTGGCGTTTTTGACGCTGTATCCATTTTGGGACTGCCTGATTGTATCGGTTTCTTCGGTTAAAAGTTATTTAAGCTCCGGGATTCATTTGTGGCCGGGCGAATGGGCTTTTGACGGATATTTGTATATGCTGGGCAAAAAGGAGCTATGGCAGTCCTATGCCAACAGTATTTTCATCACCTTAGTGGGAACATCCATCAATATGCTGATTACCACGATGGCAGCGTATGTCCTGTCCCGAACCTATTTAAAGGGGCGGCGGGTACTGATGTTTTTTGCGGTCTTTACCATGATGTTTTCCGGTGGTATTATTCCGCTGTATATTGTGATTCAAAAGCTGAAATTAATGAACTCGCTGTGGGCAATGATTTTGCCGTCGGCGATCAATACCTATAATTTGATTATTTTAAGAAACTTTTTTCATTCCCTGCCGCGCGAGTTGGAAGAATCGGCTTTCTTAGACGGCTGCACCGATATCGGTGTGCTGTTCCGCATCATGCTGCCAATTTCCAAACCGGCGCTGGCTACGATTTCACTCTTTTACGCCGTGGCTAACTGGAATGAGTTTTTTGCGGCGGTTATGTACATCAATGAAAAGAAAAAGTGGCCGCTTCAGCTTTTCCTGCGCTCGATGCTGTTTGAAAATGATGCGGCGTATTCGTCCGGCGGCGAGAACCTGTTTTTGCTCGGTCAGCCGATGAAAATGGCGGCGGTGATGATGGCGATTATCCCGATTATGTGTATGTATCCGTTTTTCCAGAAATACTTTACCAAGGGGGCGCTTTTGGGTGCAGTGAAGGGATAA
- a CDS encoding protein lplB: protein MVTAAIEPKKQSGLKRQNRKELWKYIKRHKWLYAMLLPAAVYYIIFCYIPMYGATIALKDFNPRLGILGSPWVGFEVFRELFGMEKFYSVFWNTISISFTRLIFGFPFPIIIALLLNELRSHKLKKVVQTSIYIPNFISWVILGGILTNLLSSDGGAVNAVITALGFDPIPFLTSEKFFIPTIVASMIWKTFGWSTIIYLAALAGVDPQYYEAATVDGANRWHKLWYITLPAIRSTIIVVLITRIGSLMQAGFEQIFVLYHPGVYGVADIIDTYVYRVGIFEGKFELAAAVGLFKSIVNFLLLVMANRAARHFGEEGIF, encoded by the coding sequence ATGGTAACAGCAGCAATTGAGCCGAAAAAGCAAAGCGGACTGAAACGGCAAAACAGAAAAGAGTTATGGAAATATATAAAAAGGCATAAATGGCTCTATGCCATGCTTTTGCCGGCGGCGGTATATTATATCATTTTTTGCTATATTCCCATGTACGGCGCCACCATCGCGCTGAAAGACTTTAACCCGAGACTGGGGATTTTAGGCAGCCCCTGGGTTGGCTTTGAAGTTTTTCGGGAGCTTTTCGGGATGGAAAAGTTTTATTCCGTTTTTTGGAATACCATTTCCATCAGCTTCACCCGGCTGATTTTCGGATTTCCTTTTCCGATTATTATTGCGCTTCTCCTAAATGAGTTGCGTTCGCATAAGTTAAAAAAAGTAGTGCAAACCAGTATTTATATTCCCAATTTCATTTCGTGGGTCATTTTAGGCGGTATCCTGACCAATCTTTTGTCTTCGGACGGCGGAGCGGTCAATGCCGTTATTACGGCGCTGGGCTTTGATCCGATTCCGTTTTTGACCAGTGAAAAGTTTTTTATTCCAACTATTGTCGCGTCCATGATCTGGAAAACTTTTGGCTGGAGCACCATCATTTATTTGGCGGCCTTGGCCGGGGTTGATCCGCAGTATTATGAGGCGGCAACCGTTGACGGCGCCAATCGCTGGCATAAGCTGTGGTACATTACCCTGCCGGCAATCCGCTCGACCATTATCGTTGTGCTGATTACCCGAATCGGCAGCCTGATGCAGGCCGGTTTTGAACAAATTTTTGTGCTGTATCATCCCGGCGTTTATGGGGTGGCCGATATTATTGACACCTATGTCTATCGGGTGGGTATTTTTGAGGGCAAGTTTGAACTGGCGGCGGCGGTCGGTCTGTTTAAGTCGATTGTCAATTTCCTGCTGCTGGTGATGGCTAACCGCGCCGCCCGGCACTTTGGCGAGGAGGGCATTTTCTAA
- a CDS encoding NAD(P)H-dependent oxidoreductase subunit E yields the protein MANCVNCDQFKELDEFIDALPSKKGELIRVLHHAQKTYGYLPQELQIHIARKMGVPTSKVFGVVSFYSFFTMEPKGEFDISICLGTACYVRGADKVLEEFKQELGIDVGGTTPDGKFSLSVLRCVGACGLAPVVLVNGKVYGRVAAAEVKGILDEYREV from the coding sequence ATGGCTAACTGTGTTAATTGCGATCAATTTAAAGAACTCGATGAGTTTATTGACGCTTTGCCCAGCAAAAAAGGCGAATTGATTCGGGTTCTACACCACGCGCAAAAAACCTACGGCTACCTGCCGCAGGAGCTTCAAATTCACATTGCCCGAAAAATGGGCGTTCCCACATCCAAAGTATTTGGCGTCGTTAGTTTTTATTCTTTTTTTACCATGGAGCCAAAGGGCGAGTTTGATATCTCCATTTGTTTGGGGACGGCCTGCTATGTCCGCGGTGCCGACAAGGTTTTGGAAGAGTTTAAGCAGGAACTGGGGATTGACGTGGGCGGAACTACGCCCGACGGCAAGTTTTCCTTATCTGTTCTGCGCTGTGTCGGCGCCTGCGGATTAGCTCCGGTTGTACTGGTCAATGGTAAGGTTTACGGCCGGGTGGCTGCGGCCGAAGTCAAAGGAATTCTCGACGAATATCGAGAAGTTTAA
- a CDS encoding NADH-quinone oxidoreductase subunit NuoF has protein sequence MSNYKMQILVCGGTGCLSSESALIVKNLKEEVKKHGLTEDVRVVLGGCFGFCEKGPIVKVLPDNTFYTQVKPADAAEIIESHILCGHKVNRLLFIEPKTGEAISDSKHMNFYKKQERIALRNCGFIDPHDIEEYIARDGYAALAKALTEMTRDQVIAEVKDSGLRGRGGGGFLTGLKWEFAKKSVSIEKYVICNADEGDPGAFMDRSILEGDPHSIVEAMAICGYAIGAAEGRVYIRAEYPLAITRLQDAIDSAREYGLLGNNILGTDFNFDIHLSFGAGAFVCGEETALIHSMEGERGEPTTKPPFPAESGYWGKPTNVNNVETLANIPVILLRGSQWFKSIGTEKSSGTKVFALAGKINNVGLIEVPMGTTLREVIYEIGGGIKGGHSFKAVQTGGPSGGCLTEKDLDTPIDFDNLIAKGSMMGSGGMIVMDETDCMPAVAKFYLEFTQEESCGKCTPCRIGTRRLLELLEMITDGRAEMRHLDELRRLSRVICDTALCGLGQTAPNPVLSTLNSFWDEYVAHVKEHRCPAGRCQKLIRYVININCIGCTACARKCPVGCISGERKQRHVIDPEKCIKCGACYAACKFHAIDKK, from the coding sequence ATGTCAAACTATAAGATGCAGATTTTGGTTTGCGGCGGAACGGGTTGTCTGTCATCCGAATCCGCTTTGATCGTCAAAAACTTAAAAGAGGAAGTGAAAAAGCACGGTTTGACCGAAGACGTCCGGGTGGTACTGGGCGGCTGCTTTGGCTTTTGCGAAAAAGGGCCGATTGTTAAGGTTTTGCCAGATAACACCTTTTATACGCAGGTCAAACCGGCAGATGCCGCTGAAATCATTGAAAGCCATATCCTCTGCGGCCATAAAGTGAATCGTTTATTGTTTATCGAACCCAAAACCGGTGAAGCCATTTCCGATTCCAAGCACATGAACTTTTACAAAAAACAGGAGCGGATTGCCTTGCGTAACTGCGGCTTTATTGATCCGCACGACATTGAAGAATATATTGCCCGCGATGGCTACGCCGCTCTGGCCAAAGCTTTAACTGAAATGACCCGGGATCAGGTCATTGCCGAAGTTAAGGACTCAGGATTACGCGGTCGCGGCGGCGGCGGTTTTTTAACCGGTCTGAAATGGGAGTTTGCTAAAAAATCCGTGTCCATTGAAAAATATGTGATTTGTAATGCTGACGAAGGCGATCCGGGTGCTTTTATGGATCGGTCAATCTTAGAAGGCGATCCCCATTCAATTGTGGAAGCCATGGCCATCTGCGGTTATGCTATCGGGGCGGCGGAAGGCCGGGTCTATATCCGGGCCGAATATCCGCTAGCCATCACCCGGCTGCAAGATGCCATTGATTCAGCCAGAGAATATGGGCTATTGGGCAACAACATTCTCGGTACCGACTTTAATTTTGATATTCACCTGTCCTTCGGCGCCGGCGCTTTTGTCTGCGGCGAGGAAACTGCGTTGATTCACTCGATGGAGGGCGAACGGGGTGAACCGACAACCAAGCCCCCCTTCCCGGCCGAATCCGGCTACTGGGGAAAACCGACCAATGTCAATAACGTTGAAACTTTGGCCAATATTCCTGTTATTTTGCTGCGCGGCAGCCAGTGGTTTAAAAGTATCGGCACGGAAAAATCCAGCGGCACCAAGGTCTTTGCCCTGGCCGGCAAAATCAATAATGTCGGCCTGATTGAAGTCCCGATGGGCACAACCTTGCGCGAAGTTATTTATGAAATCGGCGGCGGCATCAAGGGCGGCCACAGTTTTAAGGCGGTTCAGACCGGCGGCCCGTCCGGCGGCTGTCTGACCGAAAAAGATTTGGATACGCCGATTGATTTTGACAATCTGATTGCCAAAGGCTCAATGATGGGCTCCGGCGGTATGATTGTCATGGATGAAACTGACTGTATGCCGGCAGTTGCTAAGTTTTATCTGGAATTTACACAGGAAGAATCCTGCGGCAAATGTACTCCTTGCCGGATTGGCACAAGGCGGCTCTTAGAGCTTCTGGAGATGATTACCGACGGCAGAGCGGAAATGCGTCACTTAGATGAACTTCGGCGCCTGAGCCGGGTTATCTGCGACACGGCTTTATGCGGCTTGGGACAGACTGCGCCCAATCCGGTGCTGTCAACCTTAAACTCTTTTTGGGATGAATATGTTGCCCATGTCAAAGAGCACCGCTGCCCGGCCGGCCGCTGCCAAAAACTGATTCGCTATGTCATCAATATCAATTGTATCGGCTGTACCGCCTGCGCTCGGAAATGTCCGGTCGGCTGTATCAGCGGCGAGAGAAAGCAGAGGCATGTCATCGATCCGGAAAAATGTATCAAATGCGGTGCTTGTTATGCAGCTTGTAAGTTCCATGCGATTGACAAAAAGTAA
- a CDS encoding NADH:ubiquinone oxidoreductase, with amino-acid sequence MIDLKIDGKPVSVPESSTILEAAKALNIVIPTLCHLDLHDTKMINKAASCRVCVVEIKGRRNLAPACATPVSEGMEIITNNMRVMEARRMVLELLISDHPKDCLACRKAGNCELQDLAEKLALRGHSISGTSMSTYHVDISPSLIRDMDKCVMCRRCETMCNDVQTVGALSGINRGFNAVVSSAFELPMVDTVCTHCGQCVAVCPTGALTENDHTYKVFEALADPTKTVIVQTAPAVRVALGEAFGEAPGSVMTGKMVAALKHMGFDYVFDTNFSADLTIMEEGAELLDRLDRFLKSGDERSLPILTSCCPAWVNFIESQFPELIHIPSSAKSPQQMFGAIAKSYFAEKLGIDRENLIVVSLMPCLAKKQEAHEEEFCPDGNPDVDIVITTREFAHMIQQMNINVHDLEDAEYDDPLGISTGAGMIFGSTGGVIEAAVRTAYELQTKHPLEKIEFEQLRGFDGIRIGHVDVDGFMLNIGIAHGLGNARALLEEVRDGNRRNLHAIEVMACPGGCIGGAGQPYHHGNSDILKARQKAIYEIDRNSKLRKSHENPAVIELYRAFLGEPLGERAHQLLHTHYSVKEKV; translated from the coding sequence ATGATTGATTTAAAAATTGACGGAAAACCCGTTTCCGTTCCCGAAAGCAGTACCATTTTGGAAGCTGCCAAAGCGTTGAATATCGTGATTCCAACTTTGTGTCATTTAGACCTGCATGACACCAAGATGATCAATAAAGCGGCCTCCTGCCGCGTCTGCGTGGTTGAAATCAAAGGTCGTCGTAATTTAGCGCCGGCCTGTGCTACTCCGGTATCGGAAGGCATGGAGATTATCACCAACAATATGCGGGTGATGGAAGCCCGGCGGATGGTTTTGGAACTCCTGATTTCCGACCATCCCAAGGATTGTCTGGCCTGCCGCAAGGCCGGCAACTGCGAGCTTCAGGACTTGGCTGAAAAATTAGCACTCCGAGGACACTCCATTTCCGGTACCTCAATGAGCACCTACCACGTCGATATCTCTCCGTCTCTGATTCGGGATATGGATAAATGCGTGATGTGCCGCCGCTGCGAAACCATGTGCAATGATGTCCAGACCGTCGGTGCTTTGTCCGGCATTAACCGCGGCTTTAACGCCGTCGTTTCCAGTGCTTTTGAACTGCCGATGGTCGATACCGTCTGCACCCACTGCGGCCAATGTGTGGCCGTCTGCCCGACCGGCGCTCTGACCGAAAATGACCATACTTATAAAGTATTTGAGGCTCTGGCTGACCCAACTAAAACCGTGATCGTGCAAACAGCTCCGGCTGTTCGGGTAGCACTGGGTGAGGCCTTCGGCGAAGCTCCCGGCAGTGTTATGACCGGAAAAATGGTCGCCGCCCTAAAGCATATGGGCTTTGATTATGTTTTTGATACAAACTTCTCGGCTGATTTGACCATTATGGAAGAGGGCGCTGAACTTTTAGACCGGCTGGATCGCTTCCTGAAAAGCGGCGATGAACGCTCTTTACCGATTCTGACCTCCTGCTGTCCGGCTTGGGTCAATTTCATTGAAAGCCAGTTCCCGGAACTGATTCATATTCCGTCTTCGGCCAAATCGCCGCAGCAAATGTTCGGCGCAATCGCCAAGAGCTACTTTGCCGAAAAGCTGGGCATTGACCGGGAAAACCTGATTGTCGTTTCCTTAATGCCTTGTCTTGCCAAAAAGCAGGAAGCACATGAAGAAGAGTTTTGCCCGGACGGCAATCCGGATGTTGATATCGTCATCACTACCCGGGAGTTTGCTCATATGATTCAGCAAATGAACATTAATGTCCATGATCTGGAAGATGCGGAATACGACGATCCGCTTGGTATTTCGACCGGTGCCGGCATGATTTTCGGCTCAACCGGCGGTGTCATTGAAGCTGCCGTCCGGACAGCTTACGAACTACAGACCAAGCATCCGCTGGAAAAAATCGAATTTGAGCAGCTGCGCGGCTTTGACGGCATCCGAATCGGCCATGTTGATGTGGACGGCTTCATGCTCAACATCGGCATCGCGCATGGACTGGGCAATGCCAGAGCTTTGCTGGAAGAAGTCCGCGACGGCAACCGCCGCAATCTTCATGCGATTGAAGTCATGGCTTGCCCGGGCGGCTGCATCGGCGGCGCCGGTCAGCCCTACCATCACGGCAATTCCGATATTTTAAAAGCCCGGCAAAAAGCCATCTATGAGATTGACAGAAACTCTAAACTGCGTAAATCGCACGAAAATCCGGCGGTTATTGAGTTATACCGTGCTTTTCTCGGTGAACCGCTGGGCGAGCGGGCGCACCAGCTGCTGCATACTCATTACAGTGTTAAGGAAAAGGTATAG
- a CDS encoding FliA/WhiG family RNA polymerase sigma factor (involved in the initiation of sporulation and glycogen biosynthesis) yields the protein MELAEQNALWEEYSRTRNEKLKEKLIVEYSQLVKYIAGRLNMYLGNNVDFDDLVGYGVFGLIDAIDKFDYSKGNKFETYASLRIRGEILDNIRRMDWVPRSLRKKKRLLDAAMQKLEVDEASENYDEIMAQELNISVEEYYRWENQTKALHLSSLDEHIEQNGELAVQSLEYKKFDQPFDRMSREETKLQLIEALGTLTDKEKKVISLYYYDELTLKEISLVLGVSESRVSQLHTKSLRKMRRFLGDDVELLAYI from the coding sequence ATGGAATTAGCGGAACAAAATGCCTTATGGGAGGAATACAGCCGGACGCGGAATGAGAAGCTGAAGGAAAAGCTGATTGTGGAATATTCGCAGCTGGTAAAATATATTGCGGGTCGTCTGAATATGTATTTGGGAAATAATGTTGATTTTGACGATTTGGTGGGATACGGTGTTTTTGGATTGATCGATGCCATTGATAAGTTTGATTACTCCAAAGGCAATAAGTTTGAAACCTATGCTTCTTTGCGGATTCGTGGAGAGATTTTGGATAATATCCGTCGGATGGACTGGGTTCCGCGATCATTACGCAAGAAAAAAAGATTGCTGGACGCCGCTATGCAAAAGCTGGAAGTGGATGAAGCCAGCGAGAATTACGACGAGATCATGGCGCAGGAGTTGAATATTTCGGTGGAAGAATATTACCGCTGGGAAAATCAAACCAAGGCGCTGCATTTATCTTCTTTGGATGAGCATATTGAGCAAAACGGCGAATTGGCCGTGCAGAGCTTGGAATATAAAAAGTTTGATCAGCCTTTTGACCGGATGAGCCGGGAAGAAACTAAGCTGCAGTTGATTGAAGCGCTGGGGACTTTAACGGATAAGGAGAAAAAGGTAATTTCTTTATATTATTATGACGAGCTGACCTTAAAAGAGATTAGTTTGGTGCTGGGGGTATCCGAATCAAGGGTATCGCAGCTGCATACCAAATCTCTCCGCAAAATGAGGCGTTTTTTGGGAGACGATGTAGAACTATTGGCATACATTTAA
- a CDS encoding chemotaxis protein CheD (catalyzes the conversion of glutamine residues to glutamate on methyl-accepting chemotaxis receptors) has protein sequence MALIKVGMADLKAVKHPDNLTTLGLGSCIGVTLYDTSSKISGMAHFMLPDSTQIKNNENKAKFGDTAIDELLKQMISLRASKARLVAKIAGGAQMFSFGEKNDLMRIGERNAIAAKEKLKALGIRLIAEDTGNNYGRTIEFMSENGDLHVKTIGKELKVI, from the coding sequence ATGGCATTGATTAAAGTTGGAATGGCGGACCTAAAAGCGGTGAAGCATCCCGATAATTTAACTACCTTAGGCTTGGGGAGTTGTATCGGGGTGACATTATACGATACTTCGAGTAAAATCAGCGGGATGGCTCATTTCATGCTGCCGGACAGCACTCAGATCAAGAATAATGAAAATAAGGCCAAGTTTGGCGATACGGCGATTGATGAGCTGCTGAAGCAAATGATCAGTCTGAGGGCTTCTAAGGCCAGGCTGGTGGCCAAGATCGCCGGCGGAGCGCAAATGTTTTCTTTTGGCGAAAAAAATGATTTGATGCGAATCGGTGAGCGTAATGCAATTGCCGCCAAGGAAAAATTGAAAGCATTGGGTATCCGGCTGATTGCGGAGGACACTGGTAATAATTACGGAAGAACGATTGAGTTTATGAGTGAAAACGGAGACCTGCATGTCAAAACGATTGGCAAAGAATTAAAGGTTATTTGA
- a CDS encoding CheY-P-specific phosphatase CheC — MSEAYGNLDSSRLDVLRELGNIGAGNATTALSQMINKRVDMGVPKAELIQIEKISQILGGEENLVVGILLGIEGDVEGMMMFVQEQESAHHLVNLLMGRDLEDFSAFTDMDLSALQEIGNIITGAYLNSLSSLTGLKIIPTVPHMAVDMAGAILSVPAIEFGKVGDYALLIQTGFGGIGEEVFGYFILIPEAKSYEKIFKSLGI, encoded by the coding sequence ATGAGCGAAGCATATGGCAATTTGGATTCTTCACGGCTGGATGTATTGCGTGAGTTGGGAAATATCGGCGCCGGCAATGCAACAACCGCTCTGTCACAGATGATTAACAAAAGAGTGGATATGGGAGTGCCCAAAGCCGAATTAATCCAAATTGAAAAAATTTCACAAATTTTAGGCGGCGAAGAAAATCTGGTAGTCGGCATCCTCTTAGGGATTGAGGGGGATGTAGAGGGGATGATGATGTTTGTCCAAGAGCAGGAATCCGCGCATCATTTGGTTAACCTTTTGATGGGACGGGATTTGGAGGATTTTTCTGCTTTTACAGACATGGACTTATCGGCTTTACAGGAGATCGGCAACATTATCACCGGAGCGTATTTAAATTCTCTTTCCTCGCTGACGGGACTGAAGATTATACCGACTGTTCCGCATATGGCGGTTGATATGGCGGGAGCGATTTTAAGCGTGCCGGCCATTGAGTTTGGAAAGGTGGGCGATTATGCCTTGCTGATTCAGACCGGCTTTGGCGGAATCGGAGAAGAGGTTTTTGGCTATTTTATTTTGATACCGGAAGCAAAATCCTATGAAAAGATATTTAAGAGTTTGGGGATATAA
- a CDS encoding chemotaxis protein CheW, whose amino-acid sequence MGDNKKEVETADQALKQYIVIRFNKEQFGISINYIQNIVRMTSITRVPNVPEYIKGVINLRGEIIPIMSLRIKLGLEPDQITGQTRIIIVSVDDNLIGLFVDEVMEVLVLEDNQIDKQMKEGTDKKSKYIYGVGKLKDRLISLFNVEQIIAE is encoded by the coding sequence ATGGGAGACAATAAAAAAGAAGTGGAAACGGCTGATCAGGCGTTAAAGCAATATATTGTAATTCGTTTCAACAAAGAGCAGTTTGGCATCAGCATTAATTATATTCAAAATATTGTGCGGATGACGTCGATTACCCGGGTGCCGAATGTACCTGAATATATTAAGGGCGTTATCAATTTGCGCGGTGAGATTATTCCGATTATGAGCCTGCGGATTAAGCTGGGCTTAGAGCCGGATCAGATTACCGGCCAAACCAGAATTATTATTGTCAGCGTCGATGATAATCTGATTGGATTATTTGTGGATGAGGTCATGGAAGTACTGGTGTTGGAAGATAATCAGATTGATAAACAGATGAAAGAAGGCACTGATAAAAAGTCAAAATATATTTACGGTGTCGGTAAATTGAAGGACCGGCTGATCTCCTTGTTTAATGTTGAGCAGATCATTGCGGAGTAA
- a CDS encoding chemotaxis protein CheA, translating to MDTSQYLEIFIEESKEHLQSLNETLLVLENSPDDVDMINSVFRVAHTLKGMAGTMGFKRMNSLTHNMENVLSEIRTGNIHITPELLDILFQCLDALEQYVEEITNTGAEGEEAYEGIIEQLNEILKNGGTAGKAAPAAAAAPAAAAPKAEEKPKAAASLNEYEQNIVQKANESGMLAFAIRVKIDEKSMLKAARAYIVYKTLEDMGEIIKTEPSVQDIEEEKFDHEFFVYIVTEHDKEALVKEISGISEVAEVEANLIETSAQAEPAKEEAAAPAAAPAPAKEEKAAEKPAAGKPAAGKPAAAPAAPAAKAEGNAAKPKTNTTVRVDVERLDSLMNLVSELIIAKNGLETVSKGMGQSANEQIEYLERITTNLHESVMKVRMVPVERVFNRFPRLIRDLSRNLNKKMELDMSGEETEIDRTVIDEIGDPLVHLIRNSADHGLESTEVRLARGKDEVGHVYLDAYQDGNNVVIEVSDDGNGIDVEKVRRKAVEKGAITEEEAAVMQDNDVIGLLFRPSFSTAEKISDVSGRGVGLDVVKTKIESLGGDIEVKTELTKGSKFIIRLPLTLAIIQGLMVEIAHEKYAIPLSTIQTIEDVDISEIKYVHNEEVIHLRNNVIPVYHLEKALGIVRTEEHPRQKLTVVIVNRGEKLLALAVDNLIGQQEVVIKNLGQYLKEVKNIAGATILGNGEVALILDVNSLF from the coding sequence ATGGATACATCCCAATATTTAGAAATTTTTATCGAGGAATCGAAAGAGCATCTGCAAAGTTTAAATGAAACTTTGCTGGTACTGGAAAACTCTCCGGATGACGTGGACATGATCAACAGCGTTTTCCGGGTGGCTCATACTTTAAAGGGAATGGCCGGGACAATGGGTTTTAAGCGGATGAACAGTCTGACCCACAATATGGAGAATGTGTTGTCGGAAATCCGAACCGGCAATATTCATATTACACCGGAACTCTTAGACATTTTGTTTCAATGCCTGGATGCACTGGAGCAGTATGTGGAGGAGATTACCAATACCGGTGCCGAAGGCGAAGAAGCGTATGAGGGAATTATTGAGCAGCTGAATGAAATTCTGAAAAACGGCGGAACAGCCGGTAAGGCGGCTCCGGCGGCAGCAGCGGCTCCGGCAGCTGCCGCACCGAAGGCGGAAGAAAAGCCGAAAGCCGCTGCCAGCCTGAACGAATATGAGCAAAACATTGTGCAGAAAGCGAATGAAAGCGGAATGCTGGCATTTGCCATTCGGGTTAAGATCGATGAAAAGAGCATGCTGAAAGCAGCCAGAGCCTATATTGTTTATAAAACACTGGAAGATATGGGTGAAATCATCAAAACCGAGCCGTCGGTTCAGGATATTGAGGAAGAAAAGTTCGATCATGAGTTTTTTGTTTATATTGTTACCGAGCACGATAAAGAAGCGTTGGTGAAGGAAATTTCCGGGATCAGTGAAGTAGCGGAGGTAGAAGCTAATTTGATTGAAACCTCGGCGCAGGCAGAACCGGCCAAGGAAGAAGCGGCAGCTCCGGCAGCTGCGCCGGCACCGGCCAAGGAAGAAAAGGCGGCGGAAAAACCGGCAGCGGGAAAACCGGCAGCGGGAAAACCGGCGGCTGCGCCGGCTGCACCGGCTGCTAAGGCGGAAGGAAATGCGGCCAAGCCCAAGACCAACACGACTGTCCGGGTTGATGTAGAGCGCTTGGATAGTTTGATGAATCTGGTCAGTGAGTTGATTATCGCTAAGAATGGCTTGGAAACGGTCAGCAAAGGCATGGGCCAGAGTGCGAACGAGCAGATTGAATATTTGGAACGGATTACCACGAACCTGCATGAATCGGTTATGAAGGTGCGGATGGTGCCGGTCGAAAGAGTATTTAACCGCTTTCCCCGCTTGATTCGTGATTTGTCCAGAAACTTAAACAAGAAGATGGAACTGGATATGTCGGGTGAGGAAACGGAAATCGACCGGACGGTAATTGATGAGATTGGGGATCCTTTGGTTCACCTTATCCGGAACTCGGCCGATCATGGCCTGGAGTCAACGGAAGTACGGTTGGCCCGGGGTAAGGATGAAGTCGGTCATGTTTATTTGGACGCTTATCAGGACGGCAATAATGTAGTGATTGAAGTATCGGACGACGGCAACGGCATTGATGTGGAGAAGGTGCGGCGCAAAGCGGTCGAAAAAGGAGCCATTACCGAGGAAGAAGCAGCGGTGATGCAGGACAATGATGTGATCGGATTGCTGTTCCGTCCCAGCTTTTCTACGGCGGAAAAGATTTCCGATGTTTCCGGTCGGGGCGTCGGGTTGGACGTGGTTAAGACCAAGATTGAAAGTCTGGGCGGCGATATTGAGGTGAAGACGGAGCTGACCAAGGGCAGTAAGTTTATTATTCGGCTGCCGTTGACATTGGCGATTATTCAGGGGCTGATGGTCGAAATTGCCCATGAAAAATATGCAATTCCCCTCAGTACGATTCAGACAATTGAGGATGTTGATATTTCCGAGATTAAATATGTGCATAATGAGGAAGTAATTCATCTGCGCAACAATGTAATTCCGGTTTATCATTTGGAAAAAGCGCTGGGCATTGTCCGGACGGAGGAGCATCCGCGGCAGAAGCTGACGGTTGTTATCGTCAATCGAGGCGAAAAACTGCTGGCGCTGGCAGTTGACAATCTAATTGGCCAGCAGGAGGTCGTAATCAAGAACTTGGGTCAATATTTGAAGGAAGTTAAGAATATTGCCGGCGCGACGATCTTAGGCAACGGCGAAGTTGCTTTGATTCTGGACGTCAACTCGCTGTTTTAA